In Elephas maximus indicus isolate mEleMax1 chromosome 7, mEleMax1 primary haplotype, whole genome shotgun sequence, the following proteins share a genomic window:
- the LOC126078896 gene encoding olfactory receptor 502-like — translation MDSLVDGNHTAVTGFILLGLTEDPTLRVILFIVILCIYLVTISGNLSTIILIRISSQLHRPMYFFLSHLALADIGFSSSVTPHMLINFLVETNTISYLGCAIQLGSAAFFGTVEFFLLAAMAYDRFVAICNPLLYSTKMSIQVCDQLFSMVYVGGFINASSFTISFFSLFFCGPNRVNHFFCDFAPLVELSCSDVRISAVVPSYSVGSIIVVTVFVIAISYVYILITILKMHSSEGRHKAFSTCTSHLTAVTLYYGTVTFIYMMPKSSYSTDQNKVVSVVYMVVIPMLNPLIYSLRNNEIKGALRRQIGRKICS, via the coding sequence ATGGATTCCCTGGTGGATGGGAACCACACTGCAGTGACAGGGTTCATTTTATTGGGCTTAACAGAAGATCCTACCCTTCGGGTCATCCTCTTCATTGTCATCCTATGCATCTATCTGGTGACCATATCTGGCAATCTCAGCACAATCATTCTGATCAGAATCTCTTCTCAGCTCCATCgtcctatgtattttttcctgagcCACTTGGCTTTGGCTGACATAGGCTTTTCATCCTCTGTCACACCCCATATGCTTATAAACTTCCTGGTGGAGACAAATACAATCTCCTATCTTGGATGTGCCATCCAACTTGGATCAGCTGCTTTCTTTGGGACAGTTGAGTTCTTTCTTCTAGCTgccatggcctatgatcgctTTGTAGCAATATGCAACCCACTGCTTTATTCAACTAAAATGTCCATACAAGTCTGTGATCAGTTATTCTCTATGGTTTATGTAGGTGGTTTTATCAATGCTTCCTCCTTTaccatttccttcttttctttattcttttgtggACCTAATCGAGTCAATCATTTTTTCTGTGACTTTGCTCCTTTAGTTGAACTTTCCTGTTCTGATGTCCGTATTTCTGCAGTGGTCCCCTCATATTCTGTTGGCTCCATCATTGTGGTCACAGTGTTTGTCATAGCCATCTCCTACGTCTATATCCTCATCACCATCCTGAAGATGCACTCCTCTGAGGGTCgccacaaggccttctccacctgtacCTCCCACCTCACTGCAGTCACTCTGTACTATGGGACCGTTACATTCATTTACATGATGCCCAAGTCCAGCTACTCTACTGACCAGAACAAGGTGGTGTCTGTGGTCTACATGGTGGTGATCCCCATGTTGAACCCCCTCATCTACAGTCTCAGGAATAATGAGATTAAGGGTGCTCTCAGGAGACAGATTGGTAGAAAAATATGTTCTTGA